In Toxoplasma gondii ME49 chromosome X, whole genome shotgun sequence, a single genomic region encodes these proteins:
- a CDS encoding polyA polymerase (encoded by transcript TGME49_226080~Signal peptide predicted by SignalP 2.0 HMM (probability 1.000) with cleavage site probability 0.304 at residue 196) produces the protein MLEKTVASIHPLSASSASHTSSESSTTRRPSPPAPLSSPGTDSRKPSPSSSLSSSSLSFSSSLSSSSSSLSSFSLSSSSLSSSSLSSSSLSSSSLSSSSSLSFSSSSSLSSSSSLSSSSLSSSSLSSSSLSSFSSSLSSSSSLSSSSSSSSSSSLSSSSSSLSSSSSLSSSLSSSSSCLSSSSLSSSSSLSSSGQGAGEVSRSSLWLRAMGDAPVITQTRPYAFGVTNPVNVKLPQEGDLHRSNELISVLRALNLYETAAGNLQRERVLNELNRIVVDWVVEVGMEQGLDEQEARQAGGKIFTFGSYRLGVVTPGSDIDTLCVTPRHVSRDAFFKILYAKLQQDARVSKLTPVPDAYTPVLKFSFDGVEIDLLFARLPLPVIPSSWNSLENDLVLRHVDEKTARSVNGSRVADLILKLVPNKETFKVTLRFVKHWAKARGIYSNVLGYLGGVSWAILVARCCQLYPNFAPSQLVHRFFTVYSIWNWRNSPVLLCRIKEHSADGLANFKVWNPKVNLQDRHHLLPIITPAFPSMNSTHNVSLSTKRVITEEFANAKRIFDIWDKKKEISWTEALHLVLKPLDFTSFKHFLELQVFAQNETVHRKWLGWVESKVRFLVRQLERLAAGPPFNQGGSTPKFEAAMTVRPIPCTFSFQEPGWECASSMLVALNFAQQPCVIDLRPAAGEFVDLINQWPERAQLDGQIQLRVKHLRRSQLPAYVLKQKPAASPIAPLASSSLSSSSSSSSSSSSSLSSSSSSSSLSSSSLSSSEALSVGVTAAEGQEKRERAKEVLGGDVGDSQLKRRRIQEGETTT, from the exons ATGCTGGAGAAGACAGTTGCGTCCATtcatcctctctctgcttcttctgcctctcacACCTCCTCAGAGTCCTCCACGACGCGtcgtccgtctcctcctgctcctctctcttctcccggcACTGATTCGCGAAagccttctccgtcttcttctctctcttcttcttctctctctttttcttcttctctctcttcttcttcttcttctctctcttctttttctctctcttcttcttctctctcttcttcttctctctcttcttcttctctctcttcttcttctctctcttcttcttcttctctctctttttcttcttcttcctctctctcttcttcttcttctctctcttcttcttctctctcttcttcttctctctcttcttcttctctctcttctttttcttcttctctctcttcttcttcttctctctcttcttcttcttcttcttcttcttcttcttctctctcttcttcttcttcttctctctcttcttcttcttctctctcttcttctctctcttcttcttcttcctgtctctcttcttcttctctctcttcttcttcttctctctcttcttctggccAGGGAGCCGGGGAGGTGTCTCGCAGTTCGCTATGGCTGCGTGCGATGGGCGACGCGCCGGTCATCACGCAGACGCGTCCGTACGCGTTTGGAGTGACGAATCCGGTGAACGTCAAGCTTCCGCAGGAGGGGGACCTCCACCGGAGCAACGAGTTGATCAGTGTGTTGCGAGCGCTGAATCTGTACGAGACGGCGGCGGGGAATCTGCAGCGCGAGCGCGTCTTGAACGAGTTGAACCGTATCGTCGTCGACTGGGTCGTCGAAGTCGGCATGGAGCAAGGCCTGGACGAACAGGAAGCGCGACAGGCTGGGGGAAAGATCTTCACCTTCGGCAGCTACCGCCTGGGCGTAGTCACTCCCGGCAGCGACATCGATACGTTGTGTGTGACGCCGCGACATGTCTCTCGAGACGCGTTCTTCAAGATTCTCTACGCGAAGCTCCAGCAAGACGCGCGCGTCTCGAAGCTCACACCCGTTCCAGACGCATACACGCCGGTGCTCAAGTTCAGCTTTGACGGAGTGGAGATCGACCTCCTCTTTGCGCGGCTGCCGCTGCCTGTGATCCCCAGCTCCTGGAACTCGCTCGAGAACGACCTGGTCCTACGGCACGTCGACGAGAAGACTGCGCGAAGTGTGAATGGGTCGCGCGTCGCCGACCTCATTCTGAAGCTCGTTCCGAATAAAGAAACGTTCAAAGTCACTCTGCGCTTCGTCAAGCACTGGGCGAAGGCTCGCGGCATCTACAGCAATGTACTTGGCTACCTCGGCGGCGTCAGCTGGGCGATCCTCGTCGCGAGATGTTGCCAGCTGTACCCAAACTTCGCGCCCAGCCAACTGGTTCACAGATTCTTCACCGTGTACAGCATCTGGAACTGGCGCAACAGTCCCGTCCTCCTCTGCAGAATCAAGGAACACTCTGCCGATGGTCTCGCCAACTTCAAAGTCTGGAATCCCAAAGTCAATCTGCAG gATCGACACCATTTGCTTCCTATCATCACCCCAGCCTTTCCGTCGATGAACAGTACGCACAATGTGAGCTTGTCGACGAAGCGCGTGATCACTGAGGAGTTTGCAAACGCGAAGCGGATTTTCGATATCTGGGATAAGAAGAAGGAAATTTCGTGGACCGAGGCGCTGCATTTGGTCTTGAAGCCTCTCGACTTCACCTCCTTCAAACATTTCCTCGAACTGCAAGTCTTCGCACAAAATGAAACG GTCCACCGCAAATGGCTAGGCTGGGTCGAGTCGAAGGTTCGCTTCTTGGTGCGACAGCTGGAACGCCTCGCCGCAGGTCCTCCTTTCAATCAGGGCGGGAGCACACCCAAGTTCGAAGCTGCGATGACTGTGCGGCCGATTCCCTGCACCTTCTCCTTCCAG GAACCTGGTTGGGAGTGCGCTTCGTCGATGCTCGTTGCCCTCAACTTTGCTCAGCAGCCGTGCGTCATCGACCTGCGGCCGGCAGCTGGG GAGTTCGTCGACCTGATCAACCAATGGCCA GAACGCGCCCAGCTCGACGGCCAGATTCAGCTGCGCGTCAAGCACCTCAGGCGCTCGCAGTTGCCTGCCTACGTCCTCAAACAGAAACCAGCTGCCAGTCCCATCGCccctcttgcttcttcttctttgtcatcttcttcgtcgtcttcttcgtcgtcgtcttcttcgttgtcttcttcgtcgtcgtcttcttcgttgtcttcttcttcgttgtcttcttctgaggCGTTGTCTGTGGGGGTGACAGCTGCTGAGGgccaagagaagcgagagagagcgaaggaagtTCTCGGAGGCGACGTTGGAGACTCTCAGCTCAAGCGTCGCCGCATTCAGGAGGGGGAGACGACTACTTGA